One window from the genome of Natronomonas pharaonis DSM 2160 encodes:
- a CDS encoding type II/IV secretion system ATPase subunit has product MYSDAPVVPAPEPPDSPAAWYAPDVHDHYEIAPGVVATVRSDDDGFVYEVRDPSLSTAAETDLRTVRRHFEGAELSRPRTREGAAERFREGFDRKYDRVVDRLVDCSPSGRRRLTYHLLAELKCLGELTPHALDDEIEVADVAGDELLVHLRDYAPARTGIDDADFVDRFSAERLDRYTVSFAGYEVPVVRYRDRMLGADAFERKYAVLEPDRLPGDDELIAECKTRIWETGVDGESSVDDRRSVVRERGEELLSRRLTARNTRAWLDAAEHRLRAALAEYGLAVPPVDGRFADGRLDALTYYVLRDLVGYGQLTIPIRDPNLEDIEANRVGERIKVVPRGDGREPTNLRFDSESAFVNVVTQLAANDGVELSASRPSAKVNLDLDGVDQTIRCAVALPTISEDGPHISIRKQAPDVLTPVDLVESGSLPTELVTLLWLLYEHHGVVLFSGPTGAGKTTLMNSHMPFVSYEDRPVSIDEGSREVLLPHETGVSLTTREHQEEFKNVSMADLMTETNYLNPDVEVIAEINTPESFETFGEVLQTGHGVLGTTHAEDIEKLVNRVVEKGLPPYLLREIDLVVFPKHVDGDRFVGSVVELLSEQEAAALDAPVETIEKDGSTIHYNRVLDRTPDGGWEFAYEHPDLGDPTARNGMYALSRLAQRLNRPIADVQDEFHRKHGYVEYLVREGVSDIDSLFGFLGDLRTDEAATVERIQRQAAADD; this is encoded by the coding sequence ATGTATTCTGACGCCCCTGTCGTCCCCGCCCCGGAGCCGCCGGACAGCCCAGCGGCGTGGTATGCACCTGATGTCCACGACCATTACGAGATCGCCCCCGGTGTTGTCGCGACGGTTCGTTCCGACGACGACGGCTTCGTCTACGAGGTCCGGGACCCGTCGCTTTCGACAGCAGCCGAAACGGACCTGCGGACCGTTCGCCGCCACTTCGAGGGGGCTGAACTAAGCCGTCCCCGGACCCGAGAGGGTGCCGCAGAGCGGTTCCGCGAGGGCTTCGACCGGAAGTACGACCGTGTCGTCGACCGACTCGTCGACTGTTCGCCGAGTGGTCGCCGGCGGCTAACGTATCATCTGCTGGCCGAGCTGAAGTGTCTCGGCGAGCTGACGCCCCATGCGCTCGACGACGAAATCGAGGTCGCAGACGTCGCGGGCGACGAACTACTCGTCCACCTCCGCGACTACGCGCCGGCCCGAACCGGCATCGACGACGCCGACTTCGTCGACCGGTTCAGCGCCGAACGGCTCGACCGCTACACCGTTTCGTTTGCCGGCTACGAGGTCCCGGTCGTCCGCTACCGCGACCGGATGCTCGGCGCGGACGCCTTCGAGCGGAAATACGCCGTTCTCGAACCCGACCGGCTGCCGGGCGACGACGAACTCATCGCCGAGTGCAAGACGCGCATTTGGGAGACGGGGGTTGACGGTGAGTCGTCGGTCGATGACCGCCGCTCCGTCGTCCGTGAGCGCGGCGAAGAGCTGCTTTCCCGTCGCCTGACCGCCCGGAACACCCGTGCGTGGCTCGATGCGGCCGAACACCGACTCCGGGCGGCGCTGGCGGAGTACGGACTGGCCGTCCCGCCGGTCGATGGTCGCTTCGCCGACGGCCGGCTGGATGCGCTCACGTACTACGTCCTCCGCGATTTGGTCGGCTACGGCCAGCTGACGATACCGATACGCGACCCGAACCTCGAAGATATCGAGGCCAACCGCGTCGGCGAGCGTATCAAGGTCGTCCCTCGCGGCGACGGCCGCGAACCGACGAACCTCCGGTTCGACTCCGAATCCGCCTTCGTCAACGTCGTTACGCAGCTTGCGGCCAACGACGGCGTCGAACTCTCCGCGAGCCGGCCGTCGGCGAAGGTCAACCTCGACCTCGACGGCGTCGACCAGACCATCCGCTGTGCGGTCGCGCTGCCGACAATCTCCGAGGACGGCCCCCATATTTCGATTCGAAAGCAGGCTCCGGACGTTCTCACCCCTGTCGACCTCGTCGAGAGCGGGTCGCTACCGACCGAGCTCGTGACGCTGCTGTGGCTGCTCTATGAACACCACGGCGTCGTGCTGTTCTCCGGGCCGACCGGGGCCGGGAAGACGACGCTGATGAACTCGCATATGCCTTTCGTGAGCTACGAGGACCGCCCCGTGAGCATCGACGAAGGCTCCCGAGAGGTGCTTTTGCCCCACGAGACGGGCGTCTCGCTGACCACGCGTGAACACCAAGAGGAGTTCAAGAACGTCTCGATGGCCGACCTGATGACCGAGACGAACTACCTCAACCCGGACGTGGAGGTCATCGCGGAGATAAACACGCCGGAGTCGTTCGAGACGTTCGGTGAGGTGCTTCAGACGGGCCACGGCGTTTTGGGAACGACCCACGCCGAGGACATCGAAAAGCTCGTCAACCGGGTCGTCGAGAAGGGCCTCCCGCCGTACCTGTTGCGGGAAATCGACCTTGTCGTCTTCCCAAAGCACGTCGATGGCGACCGCTTTGTCGGTTCCGTCGTTGAATTGCTCTCCGAGCAGGAAGCCGCCGCCCTCGATGCGCCGGTCGAGACAATCGAGAAAGACGGGTCGACGATACATTACAACCGCGTACTCGACCGGACGCCCGACGGCGGTTGGGAGTTCGCCTACGAGCACCCCGACCTCGGTGACCCGACAGCGCGGAACGGGATGTACGCACTTTCCCGGCTTGCACAGCGGTTGAACCGCCCGATTGCGGACGTACAGGACGAGTTCCACCGCAAACACGGCTACGTCGAATACCTCGTTCGCGAGGGCGTCTCCGACATCGACTCGCTGTTCGGATTCCTCGGCGACCTCCGGACTGACGAGGCAGCGACAGTCGAACGCATCCAGCGACAGGCGGCCGCCGATGACTGA
- a CDS encoding helix-turn-helix domain-containing protein produces MIDLDIDMRQYDCPFIDTTDEVPVSFSAMQWHLDTSYGQLETRMIVKGESRETLTRGLQTLRDHGNITSCVSLKKKGDTATIRTVIEETDAMSVVQNHDGYITGPFNIEDGTEIWHVGFDDEATADRALSDLDDENDVAVESRTELTVAELFDVIENANAAHSFLDSCRALTDTERETLVAAAEAGYFETPRGASLDDLAEEFDVSKTAASMNLRRAERKLVEATIESMSSLRGVE; encoded by the coding sequence ATGATAGACCTCGATATCGATATGCGTCAGTACGACTGTCCGTTTATCGATACGACCGACGAGGTGCCGGTGAGTTTCTCGGCGATGCAGTGGCATCTCGACACCAGTTACGGACAGTTGGAAACCCGGATGATAGTGAAAGGCGAGTCCCGCGAGACGCTCACACGGGGGCTACAGACGCTTCGGGACCACGGAAACATTACTAGCTGTGTCTCCCTCAAAAAGAAAGGCGACACGGCGACGATACGGACCGTCATCGAAGAGACCGACGCGATGTCTGTTGTCCAAAACCACGACGGCTACATCACCGGTCCGTTCAACATTGAGGACGGGACCGAGATCTGGCACGTCGGGTTCGACGACGAGGCAACGGCAGACCGGGCGCTTTCGGACCTCGACGACGAGAACGATGTCGCCGTCGAGAGCCGCACAGAGCTGACTGTGGCGGAGCTTTTCGACGTCATCGAGAACGCCAATGCAGCACACAGTTTCCTCGACAGCTGCCGAGCGTTGACAGACACAGAGCGGGAGACGCTCGTGGCAGCCGCGGAAGCCGGCTACTTCGAGACACCACGGGGGGCGTCACTCGATGACCTCGCCGAGGAGTTCGATGTTTCAAAAACTGCCGCCTCGATGAACCTCCGCCGAGCGGAGCGGAAACTCGTCGAGGCGACCATCGAATCGATGTCGTCACTCCGTGGTGTCGAGTAG
- a CDS encoding acyl-CoA synthetase, with product MVWHVTVPEESYEQATAEFTWDIPNDYNAAYDLVGKHEHADRPALFQAYPDGRREEYSFGDLDDESDRLANALADLGVGRGDRVGVVLPQVPANPITHLACWKLGAVSMPLSVLFGPDGLQYRLDDSEATVAVVDRDSYETVDGIRERCAGLEHVVEVDWAGAGHHEGSTTFSGLVAAADSSFEPVDTSPETPAIIMYTSGSTGPPKGALHTHSVWVGHCPAFKMYFELDMSEAVFWTPADWAWIGALGDLVFPAWHYGRPVVGYPMGEFDPELAFELSAEFDVTSTFLPPTAIRMLMGIETDSYDLSLEAICSGGEPLTSEILEWAEAELDGVAVNELYGQTEANLLVCNCQSWFPAQAGSMGKPVPGHEVAVVDPDDGTPVATGEVGQIAVKRTDDPVVFEEYWNQPEKTASVTVGGWHLTGDLAERDEDGYIWFKSRDDDIIITSGYRVGPGEVEEAILEHPDIEQAGVVGVPDETRGEIIKAFCQPVEGVAGDDGLRTEVQSLVKENLAKHEYPRELTFVDELPTTTTGKIRRTELRKEP from the coding sequence ATGGTATGGCACGTCACAGTCCCGGAAGAGAGCTACGAGCAGGCGACAGCCGAATTTACGTGGGACATTCCGAACGACTACAACGCTGCCTACGACCTCGTCGGGAAACACGAACACGCCGACAGGCCAGCGTTGTTTCAGGCCTACCCCGATGGCCGGCGGGAGGAGTACAGTTTCGGCGACCTTGACGACGAATCCGACCGGCTCGCGAACGCCCTCGCCGACTTAGGCGTCGGCAGGGGCGACCGCGTCGGCGTCGTGTTGCCGCAGGTGCCGGCGAATCCGATAACACATCTGGCCTGTTGGAAGCTCGGGGCCGTCTCGATGCCGCTTTCGGTTCTGTTCGGCCCAGACGGCCTCCAGTACCGGCTTGACGACAGTGAGGCGACTGTTGCCGTCGTTGACAGAGATAGCTATGAAACCGTCGATGGCATCCGTGAGCGCTGTGCCGGACTGGAACACGTCGTCGAGGTCGACTGGGCCGGCGCGGGACACCACGAAGGGTCGACAACGTTCAGCGGGCTTGTCGCAGCCGCCGACAGCAGCTTCGAGCCGGTCGATACCTCCCCTGAAACGCCCGCCATCATCATGTATACGAGTGGCTCGACGGGGCCACCGAAAGGGGCACTCCACACCCACTCCGTGTGGGTCGGCCACTGTCCGGCTTTCAAGATGTATTTCGAACTCGACATGTCCGAAGCGGTGTTCTGGACACCCGCCGACTGGGCTTGGATAGGGGCACTTGGCGACCTCGTGTTTCCGGCGTGGCACTACGGCCGACCGGTTGTCGGCTATCCGATGGGGGAGTTCGACCCCGAGTTGGCCTTCGAACTCTCCGCCGAGTTCGATGTCACATCGACGTTCCTTCCACCGACGGCTATCCGCATGCTGATGGGCATCGAAACAGACAGCTACGACCTCTCGCTGGAGGCCATCTGTTCTGGAGGCGAGCCGCTTACGTCCGAGATTCTCGAGTGGGCCGAAGCGGAACTCGACGGTGTCGCGGTAAACGAACTGTACGGCCAGACCGAGGCAAATCTGTTGGTCTGCAACTGCCAGTCGTGGTTCCCCGCACAGGCCGGGAGCATGGGGAAGCCAGTTCCAGGGCATGAAGTCGCCGTCGTTGACCCCGACGATGGAACACCGGTTGCGACAGGCGAGGTCGGACAGATAGCAGTCAAGCGGACGGATGACCCGGTTGTTTTCGAGGAGTACTGGAACCAGCCGGAGAAGACGGCGTCGGTTACCGTCGGCGGATGGCACCTGACCGGCGACCTCGCAGAGCGAGACGAGGACGGATACATCTGGTTCAAATCCCGAGACGATGACATCATCATCACGAGCGGCTACCGGGTCGGTCCCGGCGAAGTCGAGGAAGCCATTCTCGAACATCCGGACATTGAGCAGGCTGGCGTCGTCGGCGTGCCGGATGAAACCCGGGGTGAGATTATCAAGGCGTTCTGCCAGCCAGTCGAAGGCGTTGCGGGCGACGACGGCCTCCGGACAGAAGTGCAGTCGCTCGTCAAAGAAAACCTCGCCAAACACGAGTATCCCCGGGAGCTGACGTTCGTCGACGAGCTACCGACGACGACGACCGGGAAGATACGGCGTACCGAGCTCAGAAAAGAGCCGTAG
- a CDS encoding ABC transporter ATP-binding protein — MSNPLLELTDNHAMVEGFEVTHGIDLTVEAGEAVALVGRNGAGKTSTFRGIMGLTPLDSGSVRFDGEELTDLRPEVIPMRGIGYQPEGRDLFTGMTVEENFRLPIWTSGDARGIDDEDAMVESIFDLFEELDDRRDAEVQNLSGGQGKMCAIGRAMALDPDLLLLDEPLEGLAPIVVENLKEYLREIIDRDISVLVAESNASHVPDIVDRMYVIERGEIVDSGDPEALLEDEEIQELMQGGGGG, encoded by the coding sequence ATGAGTAACCCGCTTTTGGAGCTGACCGACAACCACGCGATGGTCGAGGGGTTCGAGGTCACACACGGTATCGACCTGACCGTCGAGGCTGGCGAGGCTGTCGCGCTCGTCGGCCGCAACGGGGCCGGCAAGACATCGACGTTCCGTGGCATCATGGGATTGACACCGCTTGATTCGGGGTCTGTCAGGTTCGACGGCGAGGAGCTCACCGACCTCCGGCCTGAGGTCATTCCGATGCGTGGCATCGGCTATCAGCCGGAAGGCCGCGACCTCTTTACCGGTATGACCGTCGAGGAGAACTTCCGGCTCCCCATCTGGACCTCCGGCGACGCCCGCGGCATCGACGACGAGGACGCGATGGTCGAGAGCATCTTCGACCTCTTTGAGGAGCTTGACGACCGGCGCGACGCTGAGGTGCAAAACTTGAGCGGCGGGCAGGGAAAGATGTGTGCCATCGGCCGCGCGATGGCGCTGGACCCGGACCTGCTGCTTCTCGACGAGCCGCTTGAGGGACTTGCCCCCATCGTCGTCGAGAACCTCAAGGAGTATCTCAGAGAGATTATTGACCGCGATATCTCCGTGCTCGTCGCCGAATCAAACGCGAGCCACGTCCCCGATATCGTCGACCGGATGTACGTCATCGAACGCGGCGAAATCGTCGATAGCGGTGACCCTGAGGCGCTGCTGGAAGACGAAGAGATACAGGAACTGATGCAGGGCGGAGGCGGCGGCTAG
- a CDS encoding ABC transporter ATP-binding protein, translated as MLEARNLVKEFGKLRATDDVSLQFGTESGEMVFIVGPNGAGKTTLINLLTGLLEPDEGSVVMHEQTDDGTVERDITEMRPDRRVKEGLVRSFQIVHLFEEMTVRENVRTAALSNHDKFTKVRSLDDEHEAVEADVDALLEQFRLEDVADEVAETLPHGDRKLLDVAISFALDPNYLLLDEPTSGVGAEEKEYVIETVVEASKEQNVSTVTIEHDMDIVRTYADRMVALVEGEVFREGPPTLLDTDDDLRQTLLGVSEDE; from the coding sequence ATGCTCGAAGCACGCAATCTCGTAAAGGAGTTCGGAAAGCTCCGCGCGACAGACGACGTATCGCTGCAGTTCGGCACCGAATCCGGTGAAATGGTCTTCATCGTTGGACCGAACGGCGCCGGGAAGACGACCCTGATTAACCTCTTGACTGGACTGCTAGAGCCCGATGAAGGCTCGGTCGTCATGCACGAACAGACCGATGACGGAACTGTCGAGCGGGATATTACGGAAATGCGCCCGGACAGGCGCGTCAAAGAGGGCCTAGTCCGTAGCTTCCAGATCGTCCATCTCTTCGAGGAGATGACCGTTCGGGAAAACGTCCGAACCGCCGCGCTCTCGAACCACGACAAGTTCACGAAGGTCCGGAGCTTGGACGACGAACACGAGGCTGTCGAGGCAGATGTCGACGCCCTGCTCGAACAGTTCCGGCTCGAAGACGTCGCCGACGAGGTCGCCGAAACGCTCCCGCATGGCGACCGGAAGCTGCTCGATGTCGCGATTTCCTTCGCGCTGGACCCGAACTACCTGCTGCTCGATGAGCCGACATCCGGTGTCGGCGCCGAAGAAAAGGAGTACGTCATTGAGACAGTCGTCGAGGCGAGCAAAGAACAGAACGTCTCAACGGTCACCATCGAGCACGATATGGACATCGTCAGAACCTACGCCGACCGGATGGTTGCGCTCGTCGAGGGCGAGGTGTTCCGAGAGGGGCCGCCGACGCTGCTCGACACCGACGACGACCTGCGCCAAACGCTTCTGGGGGTGTCCGAGGATGAGTAA